A genome region from Alistipes dispar includes the following:
- a CDS encoding mechanosensitive ion channel family protein has translation MKDLNLEIARLLQRAGLGGLHSEWEIRIVVIAGILLVSYLATKAFRRLIIPALQKISSRTRATWDDHLFQDKVMHGACRLIPPIVWYILLPLAFDSSPVLLELLRKGCLIYLIVVALMLVSVFLDTLREISDEHETLRNRPLQGIYQMIKLLSVSVGCILVVSILIGRDATTILAGLGASAAVLMLIFRDSILGLVAGVQLSANDMLRPGDWITMAKYGADGYVTEVSLTTVKVQNFDKTITTIPPYALVSDSFQNWRGMRECGGRRIKRSVLLDASTVRFCTPEETERLLKEGLAQKEDLSENVVNTRIFRSYMQRYLKSNPGIRPDLLQMVRTLQPTSEGIPVEIYCFTKATDWIPYETFQSALFDHIIAILPRFGLRIYQRPAGTDFRRNPAGNP, from the coding sequence ATGAAAGACCTGAATCTCGAAATAGCCCGGCTGCTGCAACGGGCCGGCCTGGGCGGCCTGCACTCCGAATGGGAGATCCGCATCGTCGTCATCGCCGGAATACTCCTCGTCTCGTATCTCGCCACGAAGGCGTTCCGCCGCCTCATCATCCCGGCATTGCAGAAAATCAGCTCCCGGACCCGGGCGACATGGGACGACCATCTTTTCCAGGACAAGGTCATGCACGGCGCCTGCCGGCTCATTCCGCCGATCGTGTGGTACATACTCCTGCCGCTGGCCTTCGACAGCTCGCCCGTTCTGCTGGAGCTGCTCCGCAAGGGGTGTCTGATCTACCTGATCGTCGTCGCGCTGATGCTCGTCAGCGTATTTCTGGACACGCTCCGCGAAATTTCGGACGAACACGAGACTCTGCGCAACCGGCCGCTTCAGGGCATCTACCAGATGATCAAGCTGCTGTCGGTCTCCGTCGGCTGCATCCTCGTGGTCAGCATCCTCATCGGCCGCGACGCCACGACGATCCTGGCCGGGCTGGGCGCCTCCGCCGCCGTGCTGATGCTGATTTTCCGGGACAGCATCCTGGGACTGGTGGCCGGCGTGCAGCTTTCGGCCAACGACATGCTGCGCCCGGGCGACTGGATCACGATGGCCAAATACGGCGCCGACGGCTACGTGACCGAAGTTTCGCTCACCACGGTCAAGGTGCAGAATTTCGACAAGACGATCACGACGATCCCTCCGTACGCGCTGGTCAGCGATTCGTTCCAGAACTGGCGCGGCATGCGCGAATGCGGCGGACGGCGTATCAAACGTTCCGTCCTGCTCGACGCCTCCACGGTGCGGTTCTGCACGCCGGAAGAGACGGAACGGCTCCTCAAAGAAGGACTGGCACAGAAGGAAGATTTGTCGGAAAACGTTGTGAATACGCGGATTTTCCGCAGTTACATGCAACGTTACCTGAAGTCGAACCCCGGCATCCGCCCCGATCTGCTCCAGATGGTGCGGACCCTGCAACCCACCTCCGAAGGCATCCCAGTCGAGATCTACTGCTTCACCAAAGCGACCGACTGGATTCCCTACGAAACCTTCCAAAGCGCGCTTTTCGACCACATCATCGCCATCCTGCCCCGGTTCGGATTGCGCATCTACCAGCGCCCGGCGGGCACGGACTTCCGGAGAAATCCGGCCGGAAATCCGTGA
- a CDS encoding FimB/Mfa2 family fimbrial subunit encodes MKHAFLGAFALLLSAVSCSDDDNNNGSGTPDNLVTPKISARITEQVAQDAPFTGILEIFPCRAGGSDYFGNYINGKLTIFNGYYTIVQGDVYGNNNRELHLPIGPYNMVYWGTPKHEEPIHNSPEINSPGIVKGANLADMYFSLRPYGDGTYKPVYDLVHAVQETRIGSEELHTGLIRVSAGLIVNLRQKDNAVFNSNVKSVKVQIGGIAEKLNFYTAEPVNQTKTVRFDLSRSEDNTTMSNATVMLFPSAPNPTLELYITLADNSIHKLTQTLNSSLSANTLLTLNVVIGEILPEGNPGDFTITDWNEESETIEFPTVE; translated from the coding sequence ATGAAACATGCATTTTTAGGGGCTTTCGCACTTCTGCTCTCCGCCGTATCCTGCTCCGACGACGACAACAACAACGGCTCCGGAACGCCCGACAATCTGGTAACCCCGAAAATCAGCGCCCGGATCACGGAACAGGTGGCGCAGGACGCCCCGTTCACCGGCATTCTCGAAATCTTCCCTTGCAGGGCGGGCGGATCCGACTATTTCGGCAACTACATCAACGGCAAACTGACGATCTTCAACGGGTACTACACGATCGTACAGGGCGACGTCTACGGGAACAACAACCGGGAACTCCATCTGCCGATCGGTCCTTACAACATGGTCTATTGGGGCACTCCCAAGCACGAGGAACCGATTCACAATTCGCCCGAGATCAACAGCCCGGGCATCGTCAAGGGAGCCAATCTCGCCGACATGTACTTCAGCCTGAGACCCTACGGCGACGGAACCTACAAACCGGTCTATGACCTCGTACACGCCGTACAGGAGACCCGGATCGGATCGGAAGAGCTCCATACGGGCCTCATCCGCGTCAGTGCCGGACTGATCGTAAACCTCAGACAGAAGGACAACGCCGTGTTCAACTCCAACGTCAAGAGCGTGAAGGTGCAGATCGGCGGCATCGCCGAAAAGCTGAACTTCTACACGGCCGAACCGGTGAACCAGACGAAAACCGTACGCTTCGACCTCTCGCGCTCGGAAGACAATACGACGATGAGCAACGCGACGGTCATGCTGTTCCCTTCCGCCCCGAATCCCACGCTGGAGTTGTATATCACGCTGGCCGACAATTCGATCCACAAGCTGACGCAAACCCTGAACTCCTCGCTTTCGGCCAACACGCTGCTGACGCTCAACGTCGTGATCGGCGAAATCCTGCCGGAGGGCAATCCCGGAGACTTCACGATCACGGACTGGAACGAGGAGAGCGAGACGATCGAATTCCCGACAGTCGAATGA
- a CDS encoding linear amide C-N hydrolase — MKRTYFLLPLAAALVAVVPQPLRACTGITLRAADGTGVVARTIEWGGSDLNSRYVVVPRGYARRSFTPDGMDGMLFTARYGYVGLSVEREEFVAEGLNEEGLSAGLFYFPGYGEYEAYDPARKEESIADLQLVSLVLGACRTIDEVKELLGNVRVIGIDPRASTVHWRFADVSGRQVVLEIVDRHAVFYENELGVLTNSPGFEWQLTNLNNYVNLYPGSAPERRMEGVRLAAFGAGSGMLGLPGDVTPPSRFVRAAFYQTTAPQRATAFDAVLQCFQILNNFDIPVGVEFPQGELPADIPSATQWTSATDPAGRTIYYRTMYDSTIRSIDLRAIDFGQVRYRSEPLDEVRRQPVVPVRIG, encoded by the coding sequence ATGAAACGAACGTATTTCCTGTTGCCGCTGGCCGCCGCGCTTGTCGCCGTCGTGCCGCAGCCGCTCCGGGCCTGCACCGGCATCACGCTCCGGGCCGCCGACGGGACCGGTGTCGTCGCCCGCACGATCGAATGGGGCGGCAGCGATCTGAACAGCCGTTATGTCGTCGTGCCGAGGGGGTATGCCCGGCGCTCCTTCACGCCCGACGGTATGGACGGGATGCTGTTCACGGCCCGCTACGGCTATGTCGGGCTGTCGGTCGAGCGCGAGGAGTTCGTGGCCGAGGGACTGAACGAGGAGGGGCTGTCGGCCGGACTCTTCTACTTTCCGGGTTACGGCGAGTACGAGGCTTACGATCCGGCGCGGAAGGAGGAGAGCATCGCCGACTTGCAGCTCGTGTCGCTGGTGTTGGGCGCATGCCGCACGATCGACGAGGTGAAGGAGCTGCTCGGCAACGTGCGTGTCATCGGCATCGACCCGCGCGCCTCGACCGTGCACTGGCGTTTCGCCGACGTTTCGGGACGTCAGGTAGTGCTGGAGATCGTGGACCGCCATGCGGTGTTTTATGAGAACGAGCTGGGCGTGCTGACCAACTCGCCGGGCTTCGAATGGCAACTGACCAATCTGAACAACTACGTCAATCTCTATCCGGGATCGGCTCCCGAACGCCGGATGGAGGGCGTCCGCCTCGCGGCGTTCGGGGCCGGCAGCGGCATGCTGGGGCTGCCGGGCGACGTCACGCCGCCGTCGCGGTTCGTCCGTGCGGCGTTCTACCAGACGACCGCTCCGCAGCGGGCGACGGCCTTCGACGCCGTGCTGCAATGTTTCCAGATACTCAACAATTTCGATATTCCGGTCGGGGTGGAGTTCCCGCAGGGCGAGCTTCCGGCCGATATTCCGAGCGCCACGCAGTGGACCTCGGCGACGGATCCTGCGGGCCGGACGATCTACTACCGCACGATGTACGACAGTACGATCCGCAGCATCGACCTGCGTGCGATCGACTTCGGACAGGTACGGTATCGTTCCGAGCCGCTGGACGAGGTGCGGCGGCAGCCCGTCGTTCCGGTCCGGATCGGATAG
- a CDS encoding ABC transporter permease: MRTLAVLLEKEFRQFFRNPFLPRMALMFPMMVMLVMPWVTTMDIRHVSVSVVDCDRSPASRRIVQKIGASDYFTLCGVSDDFSAALRSLEAGNTDAVLEIPRDFGRSLEEDAPRRVSISANGVNATKGTLGMQYLVRTVAASVAELRGERGLSAQSDPVVVENRYNPTLEYRNYMIPALMIMLLILLCGFLPALNLVGEKETGTIEQINVTPVSQFAFTLAKLIPYWAIGLGVLTLAMSLAWAVYGLVPVGSLGAVYLAAALFIFVMSGFGVIAANYSATMQQTMFGMFFFVMIFILMSGLLTPVESMPAWAQRITWFLPPRYFIGIMRAVYLKGATVADLRTDYAALALFAVLFNLWAALSYRKRS, translated from the coding sequence ATGCGTACACTCGCGGTTTTGCTCGAAAAGGAGTTCCGGCAGTTTTTCCGCAATCCGTTCCTGCCGCGGATGGCGCTCATGTTTCCGATGATGGTGATGCTCGTGATGCCGTGGGTGACGACCATGGACATCCGGCATGTCAGCGTGTCGGTCGTGGACTGCGACCGTTCGCCGGCTTCGCGGCGGATCGTGCAGAAGATCGGCGCTTCGGATTATTTCACGCTCTGCGGCGTATCGGACGATTTCTCCGCGGCGCTTCGCAGTCTCGAAGCCGGGAATACCGATGCCGTGCTGGAGATTCCGCGCGATTTCGGGCGCAGCCTCGAGGAGGACGCACCGCGGCGCGTGAGCATTTCGGCCAACGGGGTGAACGCCACGAAGGGCACGTTGGGAATGCAGTACCTCGTGCGGACGGTCGCGGCCTCCGTCGCCGAGCTGCGCGGCGAGCGGGGATTGTCGGCGCAATCCGATCCCGTCGTGGTCGAGAACCGTTACAATCCGACGCTCGAATACCGCAATTACATGATTCCGGCGCTGATGATCATGCTGCTTATCCTGCTCTGCGGCTTTCTTCCGGCGCTGAACCTCGTGGGGGAAAAGGAGACGGGCACTATCGAACAGATCAACGTCACGCCCGTGAGTCAGTTCGCCTTTACGCTGGCGAAGCTGATCCCCTACTGGGCGATCGGCCTCGGGGTGCTGACGCTGGCCATGTCGCTCGCCTGGGCGGTTTACGGCCTGGTTCCCGTCGGGTCGCTCGGCGCCGTTTACCTGGCTGCGGCGCTTTTCATCTTCGTCATGTCGGGATTCGGTGTGATCGCGGCCAACTATTCGGCGACCATGCAGCAGACCATGTTCGGCATGTTCTTTTTCGTGATGATCTTCATCCTGATGAGCGGCCTGCTGACCCCCGTCGAGTCGATGCCCGCATGGGCGCAGCGGATCACCTGGTTCCTGCCGCCCCGCTACTTCATCGGCATCATGCGGGCGGTTTACCTCAAGGGGGCGACCGTCGCCGATCTCCGGACCGACTATGCGGCTCTCGCGCTCTTCGCCGTGCTGTTCAACCTCTGGGCGGCGCTGAGCTACCGGAAACGGTCGTAA
- a CDS encoding ABC transporter permease codes for MGGFLSFVRKETLHIVRDPRTMLVVLGIPVVQLLLFGFAISTEVNNVNVAVVAPHPTEAVRQCVARLEANPYFTFKGYVAGPEIDRTLRSGRADAVAVFADDFDRRTAVSAGGGAAAPAVQLVMDASNPNMAAAGAAYLQSVLLPGASGVPDASPGTRLLYNPQMKSAYNFVPGIMGLIFIVICAIMTSVSIVREKETGTMEVLLVSPVRPIRIVFAKMIPYFALSCLNLVSILLLARFVLDVPMSGSVAGIVCLSLLYLALALALGLFISTISDRQVTALVISAMLMLMPLIMLSGMVFPIENMPGVLRLLSCVVPARWYIDAIRKLMIEGLPFAAVLGDFLILSVMTVLLVVIALKKFNDKLE; via the coding sequence ATGGGAGGTTTCTTGTCGTTCGTCAGGAAGGAGACGCTGCATATCGTGCGCGATCCGCGCACGATGCTCGTCGTGCTGGGCATTCCCGTCGTGCAGCTGCTCCTGTTCGGATTCGCCATATCGACCGAGGTGAACAACGTCAATGTGGCCGTCGTCGCGCCGCACCCGACCGAAGCGGTCCGGCAATGCGTGGCCCGGCTGGAAGCGAATCCCTATTTCACGTTCAAAGGCTATGTCGCCGGGCCCGAGATCGACCGTACGCTGCGTTCCGGCAGGGCCGATGCCGTGGCGGTCTTCGCCGACGATTTCGACCGCCGGACGGCAGTGTCGGCCGGCGGAGGGGCTGCGGCCCCGGCCGTGCAACTGGTCATGGACGCTTCGAATCCCAATATGGCCGCGGCCGGGGCCGCCTATCTGCAGAGCGTGCTGCTGCCCGGGGCGTCCGGGGTTCCGGACGCATCGCCCGGGACGCGCCTGCTGTACAATCCGCAAATGAAGAGCGCCTACAATTTCGTGCCGGGCATCATGGGGTTGATCTTCATCGTCATCTGCGCGATCATGACCTCCGTGTCGATCGTGCGCGAGAAGGAGACCGGCACGATGGAAGTGCTGCTCGTCTCGCCCGTGCGGCCGATCCGGATCGTCTTCGCCAAGATGATCCCCTACTTCGCGCTGTCGTGTCTGAATCTGGTCTCCATCCTGCTGCTGGCCCGTTTCGTACTGGACGTGCCCATGTCGGGCAGTGTCGCGGGAATCGTGTGCCTGTCGCTGCTCTACCTCGCCCTGGCATTGGCGCTCGGGCTGTTCATCTCCACGATTTCCGACCGGCAGGTGACGGCGCTGGTGATCTCGGCCATGCTTATGCTCATGCCGCTCATCATGCTCTCGGGCATGGTTTTTCCGATCGAGAACATGCCCGGCGTTCTGCGCCTGCTTTCGTGCGTCGTTCCGGCCCGCTGGTATATCGACGCTATCCGCAAACTGATGATCGAGGGACTGCCTTTCGCCGCGGTTCTCGGGGATTTCCTCATCCTTTCGGTTATGACCGTCCTGCTCGTCGTCATTGCGCTGAAGAAGTTCAACGATAAACTCGAATGA
- a CDS encoding ABC transporter ATP-binding protein, producing the protein MNEPIISVRELSKSFGGFKAVDRISFEVARGEIFGFLGANGAGKTTAMRMLCGLSRPTSGGGTVAGYDIARQGERIKRHIGYMSQRFSLYDDLTVIENIRLYGGIYGLSRREILRRAVALLRRLDFRRESRTLVGALPLGWKQKLAFSVATLHRPEVVFLDEPTGGVDPVTRRQFWELIYEAAAGGMTVFVTTHYMDEAEYCSRVSIMVDGRIRALGAPAELKREFAAESMDEVFRTLARGAKRTE; encoded by the coding sequence ATGAATGAACCTATCATATCCGTCCGGGAGCTGAGCAAGAGTTTCGGCGGCTTCAAGGCCGTGGACCGCATTTCGTTCGAGGTCGCGCGGGGCGAGATTTTCGGATTTCTCGGAGCCAACGGCGCCGGGAAAACCACCGCCATGCGGATGCTCTGCGGGCTGAGCCGCCCCACTTCGGGCGGCGGCACGGTCGCCGGGTACGACATTGCGCGGCAGGGCGAGCGGATCAAGCGCCATATCGGCTACATGAGCCAGCGCTTCTCCCTGTACGACGACCTGACGGTGATCGAGAATATCCGGCTGTACGGCGGCATCTACGGCCTTTCGCGGCGCGAGATCCTGCGTCGGGCGGTCGCGCTGCTTCGCCGGCTCGATTTCCGGCGGGAGAGCCGCACGCTCGTCGGGGCGCTGCCGCTCGGGTGGAAACAGAAGCTCGCCTTTTCGGTGGCGACGCTGCACCGTCCCGAGGTGGTGTTTCTCGACGAGCCCACGGGGGGTGTCGATCCCGTGACGCGCCGCCAGTTCTGGGAGCTGATCTACGAGGCGGCCGCCGGAGGGATGACCGTCTTCGTGACGACGCACTACATGGACGAGGCCGAGTATTGTTCGCGTGTCTCGATCATGGTGGACGGGCGGATACGTGCGCTGGGCGCACCCGCCGAACTGAAGAGAGAATTTGCCGCGGAGTCGATGGACGAGGTGTTCCGGACGCTGGCCCGCGGCGCCAAACGAACCGAATAG
- a CDS encoding ABC transporter ATP-binding protein, translating into METAITVEGLTKRYGTLTALDGVSFGVARGELFGLIGPDGAGKTTLFRLLATLIVPDGGRAAVDGFDIVSGYREIRRRVGYMPGRFSLYPDLSVEENLGFFAALFGVDRRANADLIAPIYRQIEPFRTRRAGKLSGGMKQKLALCCALIHRPSVLFLDEPTTGVDAVSRSEFWDMLSDLKRRGISMLVSTPYMDEARRCDRIALCDRGRLLGVDTPQGIVRGFGGRLYALSGGEMYGLLVAARREPGVEECYPFGEAHHLVAGPDFDPEGFVRRLAGQGFRGVVLRPAEPGIEDVFIKRMHHE; encoded by the coding sequence GTGGAAACCGCCATTACGGTCGAAGGACTGACCAAACGTTACGGGACGCTGACCGCGCTCGACGGCGTGTCGTTCGGGGTCGCGCGGGGCGAGCTGTTCGGACTGATCGGTCCCGACGGAGCCGGCAAGACGACGCTGTTCCGGCTGCTTGCGACGCTCATCGTGCCCGACGGCGGCCGGGCCGCCGTGGACGGGTTCGACATCGTGTCCGGCTACCGGGAGATCCGCCGGCGGGTGGGTTACATGCCCGGACGTTTCTCGCTCTACCCCGATCTGTCGGTAGAAGAGAACCTCGGTTTCTTCGCCGCGCTGTTCGGCGTGGACCGCCGCGCGAATGCCGATCTGATCGCTCCGATCTACCGTCAGATCGAACCGTTCCGCACGCGCCGCGCCGGGAAACTCTCGGGCGGCATGAAACAGAAGCTCGCGCTCTGCTGCGCGCTGATCCACCGCCCGTCGGTGCTTTTCCTGGACGAACCGACCACGGGCGTCGATGCCGTGTCGCGCAGCGAGTTCTGGGACATGCTCTCCGACCTGAAGCGCCGTGGAATTTCGATGCTCGTCTCGACGCCTTATATGGATGAGGCGCGCCGCTGCGACCGCATCGCGCTTTGCGACAGGGGACGCCTGCTGGGCGTCGATACGCCGCAGGGAATCGTCCGCGGTTTCGGCGGACGGCTCTATGCGCTTTCGGGCGGGGAGATGTACGGTCTGCTCGTGGCGGCGCGGCGGGAGCCGGGCGTCGAGGAGTGCTATCCTTTCGGCGAGGCGCACCACCTCGTTGCGGGACCGGATTTCGATCCCGAAGGGTTCGTGCGCAGACTCGCCGGCCAGGGTTTCCGCGGCGTTGTCCTCCGCCCGGCCGAACCCGGAATCGAGGATGTTTTCATAAAACGGATGCACCATGAATGA
- a CDS encoding HlyD family secretion protein: MKRILFCAAAFLLAACDRGGNFDATGTFEATEVTVSAEAAGRILRFDAEEGDLLTAGEQVGEIDTVQLYLRRLQLERQRASVRSERPDIAKQAAALREQIAKQRTERRRVENLLRDGAATAKQLDDMDAQLKVLNGQLEALLSTLANSAASIDENASAIDLQIAQVEDQLRKCRIVSPVAGTVLARYAEAGELASAGRPLMKVADLGTLYLRAYFTSDQLAGLRLGEPVTVTADFGGDARYDYPGRITWIASESEFTPKTIQTRDTRANLVYAVKIAVRNDGRLKLGLYGEVRLSGDK, from the coding sequence ATGAAACGAATCTTGTTTTGTGCGGCAGCGTTTCTGTTGGCCGCATGTGACCGCGGCGGGAACTTCGACGCCACGGGGACGTTCGAGGCCACGGAAGTGACGGTGTCGGCCGAAGCCGCGGGACGCATCCTCCGCTTCGATGCCGAAGAGGGCGATCTGCTGACGGCCGGAGAGCAGGTCGGCGAGATCGACACCGTACAGCTTTACCTGCGGCGGCTCCAGTTGGAGCGGCAGCGTGCCTCGGTACGTTCGGAACGACCGGATATAGCCAAGCAGGCGGCCGCACTGCGCGAGCAGATCGCCAAGCAGCGGACCGAGCGGCGGCGCGTGGAGAATCTGCTGCGCGACGGTGCGGCCACGGCCAAGCAGTTGGACGACATGGACGCGCAGTTGAAGGTCCTGAACGGCCAGCTCGAAGCGCTGCTCTCGACGCTTGCGAACAGCGCCGCGTCGATCGACGAGAACGCCTCGGCCATCGACCTGCAGATCGCGCAGGTCGAGGACCAGCTCCGCAAGTGCCGCATCGTGTCGCCCGTCGCGGGGACCGTGCTGGCCCGGTATGCCGAGGCCGGCGAGCTGGCTTCGGCGGGCCGGCCGCTGATGAAGGTCGCCGATCTCGGGACGCTCTATCTGCGGGCTTACTTCACTTCGGATCAGCTCGCCGGGCTGAGGCTCGGCGAGCCGGTCACGGTGACGGCCGACTTCGGGGGCGATGCGCGGTACGACTATCCCGGGCGTATCACGTGGATCGCTTCCGAAAGCGAATTTACGCCCAAGACCATCCAGACGCGCGATACGCGTGCCAATCTGGTCTATGCCGTGAAGATAGCCGTCCGGAACGACGGGCGGCTGAAGCTGGGGCTTTACGGCGAGGTCCGTCTGTCCGGTGACAAATGA
- a CDS encoding TolC family protein, with protein MRRALLFSVLLPCVLGAQAQPTLDECRELARGHYPEIRQYDLIRRTAEYDLSNARRAWLPQLSLSAQATWQTDVPGFPREMTGFLAGQGLEIPGLNRDQYKAQLELSQTIWDGGRSSADKRMAEAEAAEAARTADADLYALEGRVDGLYFGILLLDERIAQTRITIGLLRSDLDKVRSLLRNGAAAQSDADAVEAELLAAGQQLAQVEASRDSYRRMLELFIGRELGDGALRRPEASDAPVAAGPERPELRLFDARIDRISAQERLVKAATRPRFGLFVQGYYGYPGMDYFGSMMTSDWTWNALVGIRMSWNFGGYYTKRNSLGRLDAAKRQVEVQRDIFLFDNRLDAAEESGEIARLRRALADDDRIVRLRRAVREAAESELRNGVLDTNGLLRKIADEDAAAAARSAREIELLKTIYELKHTINR; from the coding sequence ATGAGACGGGCGTTGCTTTTCTCCGTTTTGCTGCCGTGCGTACTCGGAGCACAGGCGCAGCCGACGCTCGACGAGTGCCGGGAGCTGGCCCGCGGGCATTATCCCGAAATTCGGCAGTACGACCTGATCCGGCGTACTGCCGAATACGATCTGTCGAATGCCCGCCGGGCCTGGCTGCCGCAGCTTTCCCTGTCGGCGCAGGCGACCTGGCAGACCGATGTTCCCGGATTTCCGCGCGAGATGACGGGATTTCTCGCCGGACAGGGACTGGAGATTCCCGGGTTGAACAGGGACCAGTACAAGGCGCAACTGGAACTGAGCCAGACGATCTGGGACGGCGGCCGGTCGTCGGCCGACAAGCGGATGGCCGAAGCCGAAGCCGCCGAGGCCGCACGTACCGCCGATGCGGACCTCTATGCGCTCGAAGGGCGTGTGGACGGCCTCTATTTCGGCATCCTGCTGCTCGACGAACGGATCGCGCAGACGCGGATCACGATCGGACTGCTGCGGAGTGATCTCGACAAGGTCCGTTCTTTGCTGCGCAACGGTGCGGCGGCGCAGTCCGACGCCGATGCGGTGGAGGCCGAGCTGCTTGCGGCGGGCCAGCAGCTCGCGCAGGTGGAGGCTTCGCGCGACAGTTACCGACGGATGCTGGAACTGTTCATCGGCCGGGAACTGGGCGACGGAGCGCTGCGGCGTCCCGAAGCGTCGGATGCACCCGTCGCCGCCGGACCGGAGCGCCCCGAACTGCGCCTCTTCGATGCGCGGATCGACCGCATTTCGGCGCAGGAGCGGCTGGTGAAGGCGGCGACACGGCCCCGTTTCGGGCTTTTCGTGCAGGGATATTACGGTTATCCGGGCATGGATTATTTCGGTAGTATGATGACCTCCGATTGGACGTGGAACGCCCTTGTGGGGATTCGGATGTCGTGGAATTTCGGAGGATATTACACGAAGCGGAATTCGCTGGGCCGGCTCGATGCGGCTAAACGGCAAGTCGAGGTGCAACGGGATATATTCTTGTTCGACAACCGGTTGGATGCAGCCGAAGAGAGCGGGGAGATCGCACGGCTGCGGCGCGCGCTGGCCGACGACGACCGGATCGTCCGGCTGCGGCGGGCGGTGCGCGAAGCGGCCGAATCGGAGCTGCGCAACGGCGTGCTGGATACGAACGGACTGCTGCGGAAGATCGCCGACGAGGATGCCGCCGCTGCGGCACGCAGCGCGCGGGAGATCGAGTTGCTGAAGACGATTTACGAACTGAAACATACGATAAACCGATGA
- a CDS encoding TetR/AcrR family transcriptional regulator: MTKPQQNKEQAILKAAEREFLTKGYAGARTTSIAEAAGVTHAMLHYYFRTKEHIFERILDEKMRLMSESVLAAFGQPGLPLPERLRNGIERHFDFIAANPDLPRFIVNEVLARPDRYECMQRSVRRIANVLMLDIQRELDASAARGETEPMDVRMLMLDIISLNAFPFIAYPVIVPLLGDLAADRETFFRLRKQETIEVVMRRLMPRNRRDV, translated from the coding sequence ATGACGAAACCTCAGCAAAACAAGGAGCAGGCGATCCTGAAGGCCGCGGAACGGGAGTTTCTGACGAAGGGATACGCCGGGGCGCGGACCACTTCGATCGCCGAGGCGGCGGGCGTGACGCACGCCATGCTGCACTACTACTTCCGCACGAAGGAACATATCTTCGAGCGGATTCTCGACGAAAAAATGCGGCTGATGAGCGAATCGGTGCTGGCGGCTTTCGGCCAACCGGGCCTGCCGCTTCCCGAACGGTTGCGCAACGGCATCGAACGCCATTTCGATTTCATCGCGGCCAATCCCGACCTGCCGCGTTTCATCGTCAATGAAGTGCTGGCTCGCCCCGACCGTTACGAGTGCATGCAGCGGAGCGTTCGCCGCATCGCGAATGTCCTGATGCTCGACATCCAGCGGGAACTGGACGCCTCCGCCGCCCGCGGCGAGACCGAGCCGATGGATGTCCGGATGCTGATGCTCGATATCATTTCGCTCAACGCCTTTCCGTTCATCGCCTATCCGGTGATCGTGCCGCTGCTCGGCGATCTGGCAGCCGATCGCGAAACGTTTTTCAGACTTCGCAAGCAGGAGACGATCGAAGTCGTCATGCGGCGGCTGATGCCCCGAAACCGCAGAGACGTATGA